A single window of Tepidimicrobium xylanilyticum DNA harbors:
- a CDS encoding IS1 family transposase, whose product MQKIVPVNCPKCNNKESFYRYGKDKDGYQKYLCRKCNHQFAPDRPTSKKKPKYPRCPVCGKTTFLHHDYKYYSNYHCCDKKCNHSMFVPKPNNILPASMSKLVGKTDFKRMRYPVHIIFTALSMFYLGKNSFRNIAQILRVVNNVKV is encoded by the coding sequence ATGCAAAAAATTGTACCAGTTAATTGTCCAAAATGCAATAATAAAGAATCTTTTTATCGTTATGGCAAAGATAAAGATGGTTATCAAAAGTACCTTTGCCGTAAGTGTAATCACCAATTTGCTCCTGATAGACCAACATCTAAAAAGAAACCTAAATACCCTCGTTGCCCTGTTTGTGGTAAAACAACATTTCTTCATCATGATTATAAATATTACTCTAATTATCATTGTTGTGATAAGAAATGTAATCATTCTATGTTTGTTCCTAAACCAAATAATATATTGCCTGCATCTATGTCTAAATTAGTTGGTAAGACTGATTTTAAACGTATGCGTTATCCTGTTCATATTATTTTTACTGCTTTATCTATGTTCTATCTTGGTAAAAATTCTTTTAGAAATATTGCTCAAATTCTTAGAGTAGTAAATAATGTTAAGGT
- the arsD gene encoding arsenite efflux transporter metallochaperone ArsD translates to MKKMVIYDPAMCCPTGVCGPSVDKNLLRVATLLNRLEKRGIKVERHNLSDNPQAFVDNKAVNKLLVDEGVDVLPITMVDGEVVKTGEYPTNEEFVELLEIPEEYIMSELAANKARKAKMNQNNR, encoded by the coding sequence ATGAAAAAGATGGTTATTTATGATCCAGCTATGTGTTGTCCAACAGGAGTATGTGGACCGTCAGTTGATAAAAATTTATTGAGGGTTGCTACACTTTTAAATAGACTAGAGAAAAGAGGTATTAAGGTGGAAAGGCATAATCTTTCTGATAATCCTCAAGCTTTTGTAGACAATAAGGCAGTTAATAAACTTTTAGTAGATGAAGGTGTTGATGTACTTCCTATTACTATGGTAGATGGTGAAGTAGTCAAGACTGGCGAATATCCTACTAACGAGGAATTTGTAGAGCTACTTGAAATACCTGAAGAATATATAATGTCTGAATTAGCGGCTAACAAAGCTAGAAAGGCTAAAATGAACCAAAACAATAGATAG
- the arsA gene encoding arsenical pump-driving ATPase, translating into MYKNFDIKDINLTKYLFFTGKGGVGKTSIACSIAVNLADSGKKIMLVSTDPASNLQDIFDIELNNKGVKIKEVPNLTVANFEPEASAAEYRESVIGPFRGKLPEAAIKNMEEQLSGSCTVEIASFNEFAAFITNEKVAEEYDHIIFDTAPTGHTLRMLELPSAWSDFISKSTHGASCLGQLAGLQEKQEIYKKAVENLADGEMTTLALVSRPENSALNEAERASKELQDLGIKNQLLIINGVLKEHDDEISNVIFEKQNRVMNNMPEGLKDFDTYVIPLRPYNIASVDNLRKFFNDGEINYVEKKLDVENISTLEDVIDGLYESNKRVIFTMGKGGVGKTTIAAAIAVELAKRGKKVHLTTTDPAAHIGYVVDESYGITMSNIDEKEELAKYREEVLAKAREADVSQDDMDYIEEDLRSPCTQEIAVFRAFAEIVDRSDDEIVVIDTAPTGHTILLLESTESYNREIARTQGDTPESVKKLLPKLKDDKFTEVLIVTLPEATPFYEAKRLQEDLQRADIFSKWWIINSSYYNIDTTNKILKAKAANEVEWINKIYDVSEGNAALIKWFPDELKGENLCKLFR; encoded by the coding sequence ATGTATAAGAATTTTGATATAAAGGATATCAATTTAACAAAATACCTATTTTTTACAGGTAAAGGAGGGGTAGGCAAAACTTCAATAGCATGTTCAATAGCAGTTAATTTAGCAGATAGTGGAAAAAAAATAATGCTTGTGAGTACTGACCCTGCTTCAAACCTTCAAGATATATTCGATATAGAATTGAATAATAAGGGAGTTAAAATAAAGGAAGTACCAAATCTTACAGTAGCAAATTTCGAGCCAGAAGCCTCAGCTGCTGAATATAGAGAAAGTGTTATAGGTCCCTTTAGAGGGAAACTTCCTGAGGCTGCAATAAAAAATATGGAAGAACAGCTATCTGGTTCTTGTACAGTAGAAATTGCATCTTTTAATGAATTTGCAGCTTTTATTACTAATGAGAAGGTAGCGGAAGAATATGATCATATTATATTTGATACTGCACCAACGGGACATACTCTAAGAATGCTTGAATTACCATCAGCTTGGTCTGATTTCATAAGCAAAAGTACTCATGGGGCTTCTTGTTTAGGTCAGCTTGCTGGACTACAAGAGAAACAGGAGATATATAAGAAAGCTGTAGAAAACTTAGCTGATGGAGAAATGACTACTTTGGCTCTGGTTTCAAGACCAGAAAATTCAGCATTAAATGAAGCCGAAAGAGCATCCAAAGAACTTCAAGACTTAGGAATAAAAAATCAACTTCTAATAATTAACGGAGTATTGAAAGAGCATGATGACGAGATATCTAATGTGATTTTTGAAAAACAGAATCGTGTTATGAACAATATGCCTGAAGGTCTAAAGGATTTTGATACCTATGTAATACCTTTAAGACCGTATAATATTGCAAGCGTAGATAATCTAAGAAAATTCTTTAATGATGGTGAAATTAATTATGTAGAAAAAAAATTAGATGTTGAAAATATATCTACATTGGAAGATGTTATCGATGGTTTATATGAATCAAATAAAAGAGTAATATTTACCATGGGTAAAGGTGGAGTAGGTAAAACTACAATTGCAGCTGCTATTGCAGTTGAATTGGCAAAGAGGGGTAAAAAAGTTCACTTAACAACTACAGACCCAGCAGCTCATATAGGCTATGTGGTTGATGAAAGTTATGGTATAACAATGAGTAATATAGATGAAAAGGAAGAATTGGCAAAATATAGGGAGGAAGTATTAGCAAAAGCAAGAGAAGCAGATGTTTCTCAAGATGATATGGATTATATAGAGGAGGATTTGAGAAGTCCATGCACTCAGGAAATTGCTGTATTTAGAGCTTTTGCTGAAATAGTTGATCGTTCTGATGATGAAATTGTGGTTATAGATACGGCTCCTACTGGACATACAATATTATTATTGGAATCTACTGAAAGCTACAATAGGGAAATAGCTCGTACTCAAGGCGATACACCAGAGTCTGTTAAGAAACTATTACCAAAGCTAAAAGATGATAAATTCACAGAAGTATTAATAGTCACACTACCAGAAGCAACACCATTTTATGAAGCTAAAAGACTTCAAGAGGATTTGCAAAGAGCGGATATATTTAGTAAATGGTGGATTATTAACTCTAGCTATTACAATATAGATACAACTAACAAAATATTAAAAGCAAAAGCTGCAAATGAGGTTGAATGGATAAATAAAATATATGATGTATCAGAAGGAAATGCTGCTTTAATTAAATGGTTTCCTGATGAGCTGAAGGGAGAGAATTTATGTAAGCTCTTTAGATAA
- the arsB gene encoding ACR3 family arsenite efflux transporter, with protein MKKENISSGIGFFQKYLTIWVALCMIAGVLIGKYIPAIPEFFGRFEYANVSIPTAILIWVMIYPMMMKVDFQSIKNVGKNPKGLYVTWITNWLIKPFTMYIIASFFLFVVFKKFITPDLATQYLAGAVLLGAAPCTAMVFVWSTLTKGNPAYTVVQVATNDLIILLAFVPIVKFLLGVSNVPVPWDTLILSVVLFVVIPLAGGILTRINVIKNKGLDYFENEFLPKFDGATTVGLLLMLVLLFSFQGETILNNPLHILLIAVPLTIQTFFIFFIAYGACKWLKIPYDVAAPAGMIGASNFFELAVAVAIALFGMDSPAALATTVGVLTEVPLMLFLVKIANNTKGWFPQSE; from the coding sequence ATGAAAAAAGAAAACATATCATCTGGAATAGGGTTTTTTCAAAAGTATTTAACAATATGGGTAGCTCTTTGTATGATAGCTGGGGTGTTAATTGGCAAATATATACCTGCAATACCTGAATTCTTTGGTAGGTTTGAATATGCAAATGTTTCAATACCAACAGCTATACTAATTTGGGTAATGATTTATCCAATGATGATGAAGGTGGATTTCCAAAGTATAAAAAATGTAGGGAAAAACCCTAAAGGTTTATATGTAACATGGATAACAAACTGGCTTATAAAACCTTTTACAATGTATATTATAGCTTCATTTTTCTTATTTGTTGTTTTTAAGAAATTCATAACACCTGATCTTGCAACACAGTATTTAGCAGGAGCAGTTTTACTAGGAGCTGCACCATGTACAGCAATGGTATTTGTATGGAGTACATTGACAAAAGGTAATCCAGCATATACAGTTGTTCAAGTAGCAACTAATGATTTAATTATATTGTTAGCTTTTGTTCCAATAGTTAAGTTCTTACTAGGAGTAAGTAATGTGCCAGTTCCATGGGATACTCTAATATTATCAGTTGTTCTATTTGTAGTAATTCCATTAGCAGGTGGAATATTAACTAGAATTAATGTTATAAAAAATAAGGGTTTGGACTATTTTGAAAATGAATTTTTACCTAAATTTGATGGTGCAACAACTGTAGGATTGCTATTAATGCTTGTGCTACTATTTTCATTCCAAGGCGAAACAATATTGAATAATCCTTTACACATTTTGCTTATAGCTGTTCCCTTAACGATTCAGACATTTTTTATATTCTTTATAGCATATGGAGCATGCAAATGGCTTAAAATACCTTATGATGTAGCAGCACCAGCAGGTATGATAGGGGCTTCAAATTTCTTTGAATTAGCAGTTGCAGTAGCAATAGCATTATTTGGAATGGATTCTCCAGCTGCACTTGCTACTACCGTAGGGGTATTAACAGAAGTACCACTAATGCTATTTCTTGTGAAGATAGCAAACAACACTAAAGGATGGTTTCCTCAGTCAGAATAA
- a CDS encoding arsenate reductase ArsC, producing MKKKVAFICVHNSCRSQMAEGWAKKLGSDVLEVYSAGTEEHPEVKPLAVQVMEEAGVDMIGHYPKLLSDIPEEVDILITMGCNVVCPFVPNSHSEDWGLEDPSGGPIEDYRKTRDLIKEKVEDLIKRVKDNEI from the coding sequence ATGAAGAAAAAAGTAGCCTTTATATGCGTTCATAACTCCTGCCGTTCCCAGATGGCAGAGGGATGGGCAAAAAAGTTAGGCAGTGATGTACTAGAAGTTTACTCAGCAGGAACAGAAGAACATCCAGAAGTAAAGCCTTTAGCAGTACAAGTAATGGAGGAAGCAGGAGTAGATATGATAGGGCACTATCCAAAACTATTAAGTGATATACCAGAAGAGGTAGATATCCTCATTACAATGGGCTGTAATGTAGTATGTCCCTTTGTACCAAATAGCCACAGCGAAGACTGGGGACTAGAAGACCCCTCTGGAGGTCCTATAGAAGACTATAGAAAAACAAGAGATTTAATCAAGGAAAAGGTAGAAGACTTAATAAAGAGAGTTAAGGATAATGAAATATAG